A single window of Mastacembelus armatus unplaced genomic scaffold, fMasArm1.2, whole genome shotgun sequence DNA harbors:
- the adam17b gene encoding disintegrin and metalloproteinase domain-containing protein 17 has protein sequence MRRELSFLTVVLVLVLSGAQVSRDQDFESLRSMLDDFDVLHLSSLQTHSIRRRDVQTQTHVEKMLSFSALQRQFQLYLRTNNELFTEDFKAVVVDEGGGEEIYPINRHNYFTGHVVGEEHSRVQAHIDDHEFSAHILTDEAEYNIEPLWRFTSDPPDGRLLIYRSGDIRNISRLHQPSVCGYVTSDPGDLLPDSVKTAMVDDKEEDESAFRERRQVHDHRKNTCPLLLVADHRFFKHMGREEESTTLNYLIELIDRVDDIYRNTSWDDEFVGYGVQIQQIIIERSPTPVNPGTSHFNMNGSPVEGRDVWDVKMLLKQFSEDIAAKASNVCLAHLFTYQDFDEGTLGLAYVAPSKPDIPGGLCSKECPSSVAERTIYLNTGLTSTKNYGKTILTKEADLVTTHELGHNFGAEHDPDDVPYCAPREDQGGKYVMYPIAVSGDRVNNKLFSNCSKHSIVKRLRAKAPTCFKERNINVCGNSRVEQGEECDPGLLHINSDRCCTEDCRLRPEAQCSDRNSACCKNCRFETEGEVCQDPIDATCKGRSYCTGNSSECPPPENAPDKTVCLDSGECLNGECIPFCQAILKLQPCACNETNSSCKVCCRNSSGICTPYQDATGDFLFLRKGKPCTVGFCDGAGKCLKQVQDVVERLWDFIDKLDINTFRKFLADNIVGSVVAFSLLLWVPCSILVHCVDKKMDRQYEQTTKSLFFPSNAELLSSLESASVRIFKPTNFPTSTAAPLRFQPSSPQQTSTATVSNHNPGPGPFPCPGPPPLESPRMATIQEDPSFDSHLDEEALEEAFVRPAGAVQRSFEDLTEKSMMSRSDKALLFRLHRQQQIDTKETQC, from the exons ATGAGGCGGGAGCTCAGCTTTCTCACcgtggttctggttctggttctgagCGGAGCACAAGTTTCTCGGGATCAGGACTTCG AGTCTCTCAGGTCGATGCTGGATGACTTCGACGTGCTGCACCTGTCCAGCCTGCAGACCCACTCCATCCGCCGCCGAGACGTCCAGACCCAAACGCACGTGGAGAAGATGCTCAGTTTCAGCGCTctgcagag GCAGTTCCAGCTGTACCTGAGGACCAACAACGAGCTGTTCACTGAGGATTTCAAGGCCGTGGTTGTGGACGAGGGCGGAGGGGAGGAGATCTACCCGATCAACAGACACAACTACTTCACCGGACACGTTGTCG GGGAGGAACACTCTCGCGTCCAGGCTCATATCGACGACCACGAGTTCTCCGCTCACATCCTGACTGACGAGGCCGAGTACAACATCGAG CCTCTCTGGAGGTTCACGTCGGACCCCCCCGATGGCCGTCTGCTAATTTACCGCTCAGGGGACATCAGGAACATCAGCCGACTGCACCAGCCTTCGGTCTGTGGCtatgtgacctctgaccccggCGACCTCCTCCCCGACAGCGTGAAGACGGCCATGGTGGACGACAAGGAGGAAGACG AGTCTGCGTTCAGGGAGAGGCGGCAGGTCCATGACCACAGGAAGAACACCTGTCCCCTGCTGCTGGTGGCCGACCATCGATTCTTCAAACACATGGGCCGAGAGGAGGAGAGCACCACGCTCAACTACCTG ATCGAGCTCATTGATCGTGTGGACGACATCTACAGAAACACGTCATGGGACGATGAGTTCGTAGGTTACGGGGTCCAGATCCAGCAG ATCATCATAGAGAGGAGTCCGACCCCCGTCAATCCAGGAACAAGTCACTTCAACATGAACGGGAGTCCGGTGGAGGGCAGAGACGTCTGGGACGTCAAGATGCTGCTGAAG CAGTTCAGCGAGGACATTGCAGCGAAAGCGTCCAACGTCTGCCTGGCTCACCTCTTCACCTATCAGGACTTTGACGAAGGCACTTTGGGTCTGGCCTACGTCGCTCCGTCCAAACCAGACATCCCTGGCGGCCTCTGCTCCAAAG AGTGTCCTTCATCTGTGGCCGAACGAACCATCTACCTGAACACAGGCCTGACCAGCACCAAGAACTACGGGAAGACCATTCTGACTAAG GAAGCAGACCTGGTGACCACTCACGAGCTGGGCCACAACTTCGGAGCGGAACACGACCCCGACGACGTCCCGTACTGCGCCCCCCGGGAGGACCAGGGGGGGAAGTACGTCATGTACCCCATCGCTGTGAGCGGAGACCGCGTCAACAACAAG ctgttcTCTAACTGCAGTAAGCACTCCATAGTGAAGCGTCTGAGGGCGAAGGCACCGACCTGCTTCAAGGAGAGGAACATTAACGTCTGTGGAAACTCGCGGGTGGAGCAGGGCGAGGAGTGCGACCCTGGTCTGCTGCACATCAACTCTGATCGGTGCTGCACGGAGGACTGCAGGCTGAGACCTGAAGCCCAGTGCAG tgacagGAACAGTGCCTGCTGCAAAAACTGCAGATTTGAGACTGAAGGTGAAGTCTGTCAGGACCCCATTGATGCCACCTGTAAAGGACGCTCCTACTGCACAG GAAACAGCAGTGAGTGTCCTCCTCCAGAGAACGCTCCAGATAAAACGGTGTGTCTGGACAGCGGCGAGTGTCTGAACGGGGAGTGTATCCCTTTCTGTCAGGCCATCCTAAAGCTGCAGCCCTGCGCCTGCAATG AAACCAACTCGTCTTGTAAAGTCTGCTGCCGGAACAGCAGCGGCATCTGCACCCCATATCAGGATGCAACTGGCGACTTCCTGTTCCTACGTAAAGGCAAACCCTGCACCGTGGGCTTCTGCGACGGAGCC GGGAAGTGCCTGAAGCAGGTGCAGGATGTGGTGGAGCGTCTGTGGGACTTCATCGACAAACTGGACATCAACACGTTCAGGAAGTTTCTGGCTGATAACATTGTGGGTTCGGTGGTGGCTTTTTCCCTGCTGCTCTGGGTTCCTTGCAGCATCCTGGTCCACTGTGTG GACAAGAAGATGGACCGGCAGTATGAACAGACCACCAAGTCCCTGTTCTTCCCCAGT AATGCCGAGCTCCTGAGCAGCCTGGAGTCTGCGTCAGTTCGGATCTTTAAGCCAACAAACTTCCCCACGTCCACTGCCGCTCCGCTGCGTTTTCAACCATCCAGTCCCCAACAGACCAGCACGGCCACAGTCTCCAACCACAACCCCGGCCCTGGTCCCTTTCCCTGTCCCGGTCCGCCTCCCCTGGAAAGCCCCCGCATGGCCACTATCCAGGAGGATCCCAGCTTCGACTCCCACCTGGACGAGGAGGCTCTGGAGGAGGCGTTTGTGCGACCGGCGGGGGCGGTGCAGCGCTCCTTCGAGGACCTGACGGAGAAAAGCATGATGAGTCGCAGCGATAAGGCGTTGCTGTTCAGGCTgcacaggcagcagcagatcGACACCAAGGAGACGCAGTGCTGA
- the taf1b gene encoding TATA box-binding protein-associated factor RNA polymerase I subunit B, giving the protein MDNEHTAGYKEPCAQCSAVDWGVSEEGQFYCRSCHNVIERTREVVDTTFTPGSTRVSTISRGSRTKRPERGRQWMICEAFQLILRNQANALLRLGVHPHFKDQVLCQLWRLYLQRSRQAYTHNPVRSSSFNLRRPGSESDSAAESSVVSASETDGETNPPSTAGSHAESASDWSLCSGSVDVNNYLTARQRRSHGLMSMKKTLALIHLALTWSREPLTLSDLLRLVTEGHVPYVNAYEDLPEEMKLDGRDALIFRVESIPSYHVMHKEAQGLLVFLQLSAFPPISRQCLLHPALLSLRYLIDANLPDELHPWVCRLMERAGLADQTLHLLDTRSCPMLPRFDVLTAALVIVTMKLMFGMDDNTEWDLSNDTGDQDDSGNMFSLRRWYRLTQAALIGAQQRRDRDIARKQWKAKKPIFPVAAAKSVMMKKKRTAEQLQACFERLSSCPAGVQRPEPSSFRFCWGDEDGADGPSLHHKKLDRVLTLKDHVWTPRNLSYWHPALRPCDSRKCRSHYLEVEETLPRSFVWLLQLFSFLLDLKPDYLYEEVLKVERRVLGTKTPRDRPLSRSRTRSRTRNRTTPGCHREDETEK; this is encoded by the exons ATGGACAACGAACATACG GCCGGGTACAAGGAGCCGTGCGCTCAGTGTTCGGCCGTGGACTGGGGAGTTTCCGAGGAAGGACAGTTCTACTGCCGGTCCTGCCACAACGTCATCGag AGAACCAGAGAGGTGGTGGACACAACGTTCACTCCAGGCTCCACCAGAGTCTCCACCATCAGCAGAGGAAGCAGAACCAAGAGGCCCG AGCGAGGGCGTCAGTGGATGATCTGTGAAGCTTTCCAGTTGATCCTGAGGAACCAGGCCAACGCTCTGCTGCGACTGGGAGTCCACCCACACTTCAAG GACCAGGTGTTGTGCCAGCTGTGGAGACTTTACCTGCAGAGGAGTCGACAGGCCTACACCCACAACCCGGTGAGGAGCTCCAGCTTCAACCTG CGACGTCCAGGCTCAGAATCTGACAGCGCAGCCGAGTCGTCCGTCGTGTCTGCCAGTGAGACCGATGGCGAGACGAACCCGCCCAGCACCGCAGGATCTCACGCAG AGAGCGCCAGTGATTGGTCGCTGTGTTCAGGCTCCGTGGACGTCAACAACTACTTGACGGCTCGGCAGAGGCGGAGCCACGGCCTGATGAGCATGAAGAAGACTCTGGCTCTGATCCACTTGGCTCTGACCTGGAGTCGCGAGCCTCTGACGCTCAGCGACCTGCTCAG GTTGGTGACTGAAGGCCACGTCCCGTACGTCAACGCTTACGAGGACCTTCCTGAAGAGATGAAGCTCGACGGCAGAGACGCTCTGATCTTCAGAGTCGAG agCATCCCGTCCTACCACGTGATGCACAAGGAGGCTCAGGGTTTGCTTGTGTTCCTGCAGCTTTCAGCTTTTCCACCAATAAGCCGACAGTGTCTTCTACACCCGGCGCTGCTCAGCCTGCGATACCTGATCGACGCCAATCTGCCCG ACGAGCTCCACCCGTGGGTCTGCCGGCTGATGGAGCGCGCCGGCTTGGCAGATCAGACACTCCATTTGTTAGACACCAGATCATGTCCCATGCTGCCGCGGTTCGACGTCCTGACCGCTGCCCTCGTCATCGTTACCATGAAGCTGATGTTCGGCATGGACGACAACACAGagtg GGATTTGTCCAATGACACCGGAGACCAGGACGACTCAG GAAACATGTTCAGCCTGCGGAGGTGGTACAGGCTGACGCAGGCCGCTCTGATCGGAGCTCAGCAGAGGAGAGACCGTGACATCGCCAG GAAACAGTGGAAGGCGAAGAAACCGATTTTCCCAGTCGCAGCGGCGAAATCTGtgatgatgaaaaagaaaa gaacagcagagcagctgcaggCCTGTTTTGAGAGGCTGTCCTCCTGCCCGGCGGGCGTCCAGCGCCCTGAGCCGTCCAGCTTCCGGTTCTGTTGGGGGGATGAGGACGGAGCCGACGGTCCCAGCCTGCACCACAAGAAGCTGGACCGAGTCCTGACCCTGAAAGACCACGTCTGGACTCCACGTAACTTGAGTTACTGGCACCCGGCGCTCAGGCCCTGTGACTCCCG gAAGTGCAGGAGTCATTACTTGGAGGTGGAGGAGACGTTGCCGCGGTCGTTCgtctggctgctgcagctcttctCCTTCCTGCTGGACCTGAAGCCAGACTACCTGTATGAGGAGGTGCTGAAGGTGGAGAGACGAGTCCTGGGCACCAAAACACCCAGAGACAGACCCCTGAGCAGGTCCAGGACCAGGTCCAGGACCAGGAACAGGACTACCCCAGGATGCCACAGAGAAGATGAGACTGAGAAATGA
- the klf11a gene encoding Krueppel-like factor 11a translates to MLSFAAERCCQVEGQAATMELKPCIEYHDLEAAEALVSMSFWGQSSHQPRPLTPTSDSCDSIQLHPEGGDTPKDLIALSSLCMTPPHSPSFTEASTTAVLTTTSTLSPTPGQVLPRLSVTVSPALPAGPPQPPPPQAESCVAVPGRAMVTSVIRHTADSLGIPPPLPCTTQPSETSTPPTDTLPEEKNGIAPPPDNPSSPPSSASLPHSSRLSSSVVSPSPVLCQVFPVSGRTGMISTFVQAPVQVQTQGGPKPLLAQSPSSFAQPLLVGSAMPQGTVMLVVPQPPVSQAQGPQTVMTLGNTKLLPLAPAPVYMPSGASGGASQADFSRRRNYVCNFPGCKKTYFKSSHLKAHLRTHTGEKPFSCHWEGCDKKFARSDELSRHRRTHTGEKKFVCSVCDRRFMRSDHLTKHARRHMTTKRSSSWTAESPDLNKVALSKGQNRGPALPVGVLVPTAN, encoded by the exons ATGCTCAGCTTCGCGGCGGAGCGCTGCTGCCAG GTGGAGGGCCAGGCGGCGACCATGGAGCTGAAGCCGTGCATCGAGTATCATGACCTGGAGGCCGCCGAGGCGCTGGTCAGCATGAGCTTCTGGGGTCAAAGTTCGCACCAGCCCCGTCCACTGACCCCGACCTCCGACTCCTGCGACTCCATCCAGCTCCACCCGGAGGGGGGGGACACCCCCAAAGACCTGATTGCTCTGTCCTCCCTG TGTATGACTCCACCTCACAGTCCGAGCTTCACCGAGGCCTCCACCACCGCTGTcctcaccaccacctccaccctcAGTCCCACCCCCGGTCAGGTCTTACCTCGGCTGAGTGTCACTGTCAGCCCCGCCCTCCCCGCTGGCCCCCCCCAACCACCGCCACCTCAGGCAGAGTCCTGCGTAGCCGTGCCTGGCAGAGCCATGGTCACCAGCGTTATCCGCCACACCGCCGACAGCCTCGGTATTCCTCCGCCACTGCCCTGCACCACCCAGCCATCAGAAACCTCCACGCCACCTACAGACACACTTCCAGAGGAGAAGAACGGAATTGCTCCACCTCCAGATAACCCGTCCTCTCCCCCCTCCTCGGCATCTCTTCCTCACTCTTCCCGCCtgtcttcctctgtggtgtccCCCTCCCCGGTCCTCTGCCAGGTGTTCCCGGTCAGCGGCCGGACAGGGATGATTTCCACCTTCGTACAGGCTCCGGTTCAGGTGCAAACTCAGGGGGGGCCCAAGCCCCTGCTGGCCCAGTCTCCTTCCAGCTTCGCCCAGCCTCTGCTAGTGGGCTCCGCCATGCCGCAGGGGACCGTGATGTTGGTGGTCCCCCAGCCACCCGTGTCCCAGGCGCAGGGCCCGCAGACTGTCATGACCCTGGGCAACACCAAGCTCCTGCCCCTGGCCCCGGCTCCAGTTTACATGCCGTCAGGAGCGAGCGGCGGCGCCTCGCAGGCCGACTTTTCCCGCAGACGAAACTACGTCTGCAACTTCCCCGGCTGCAAGAAGACGTATTTCAAGAGCTCCCACCTGAAGGCTCACCTGCGCACGCACACAG gtGAAAAGCCGTTCAGCTGTCACTGGGAGGGCTGCGACAAAAAGTTTGCCCGCTCCGATGAGCTTTCCCGCCACCGCAGAACCCACACGGGCGAGAAGAAGTTTGTCTGCAGCGTGTGCGACCGCCGCTTCATGCGCAGCGACCACTTGACCAAACACGCCCGGCGGCACATGACCACCAAGAGGTCTTCTTCGTGGACCGCCGAAAGCCCAGACCTCAACAAAGTGGCCCTGTCCAAAGGCCAAAACAGAGGTCCTGCACTTCCTGTTGGCGTGCTGGTCCCCACCGCCAACTAA